The nucleotide window ATTCGCAAGGCTACATCCGAGATACAAGCAAAATCTTTTTTAAAAGAAATTAAAGTTCGGCTTATGCATGCTGCTGAACAGGGTAAGTTTGAACTTCCTATTTTACAGGTGGAATATTCTAAACAATCTGTGGAGCAGTTGAATAAATATGAGACACTGATCTTCGAAGGTTGTAAAGCTATGGGATTAAAGACTGAAGTAAGAGAGCTTTATGAAACTGAAATGGGGAACAGAGAATCGATCGGTTTTCATATATATGTTCATTGGAGAAAAGAATAAAAAACAAAAACCGCCAAACTTGGCGGTTTTAATTATTGGTTATTTTTCTGCCATCTTGGAGCAAAACGTACTAGCCAGGTATAAAATCGGGCTTTTAGTTTTGGTACACCAACCCCGAGCATTCCTTTGTAGACAAATTCTTTAAATCCTTTTAGGTCTCCTTCGTAAGTAAATTTTCCGTTTTTGAAACAGTAGCTACAATACTTGTCACTTTCCCGAACTCCAGGATCTTTCGAAAATGGCATTAGGCAACTTTCGCACGCATCTTTACAGTTTTTTGTCATAAATTATTTTATCCGTTTAGTTTGTGATAAGAGTTATATGAAAGTGCGAGGATGATGAATGCTACTACTGGCAATGCAAGACCTGCGTTGAACCCAGCGACAACCCATAGACTGACAAACGCACAGATGAAATCGATACCAAATCCAGCATATGCCCACTCTTTAACACGAGCAGGGAACTTGGGCACGATAAGGACTATAGATCCGAGGACTTTGAATACTGTAAGTAGTGTGACGAAATAGAGTGGATATCCGAGACCTACAATGCCTTGGATAGACATTTCGCTTTGTGAAGTGAGGGCGGGCATGACTCCTTCGAATATAAAAATAAGACTAGTGGTGACCCAGAAGATAATTTTGTGTTTTTTCATGAATTTATTGTTTATATAATACTAATTTGTAGGTGATCCGTTTTTTAAATATTTACCTGCAATACTGAGTGCAAAAGAGGGCAGTATTATAAATACCGTTACTTGTAAAAGTCTTGCCAATACCTCGCTTAGGACTGTTTGCTCTCCGTCCAGACCTCCTGTCACGGCCATAATAATACCGATAATCCCAAAGGCGATTGACGCTCCGATAAATATTTTTGTTGCTATTTTTTGCATTGGTTTATTATAACAGTAAAAATATTACCACCAAATTTGATAGAATATATTGTATGAAAAACATGCCACATAAAATGCCTCCGGATTTCAAAAAAGCAATATCTTCTTCAAGGAAGGCGAGAGAGGTGTGGGAAGTTGTAACACTGCTTGCACGGAACGAATGGATTTGTTGGGTGACATCGGGTAAAAAAGAAGAGACGAGAGGTATTCGCATCGAGAAAGCTATTTCAAAACTTGAAGGCGGAATGCGCCGACCATGTTGCTGGGCAGGGTGTCCACATAGATAAAAATTGATTAATTACTATTGGATACTAAATATTTTCTATAAGCATCAAATTTGTAGAACCAGATTTTCCTTGTTTTAGACCAGCAGCAATAACATATTTTTCACCCTTTTTTAGATTGCATTTTTCTTTTGCAATTTCTATTGCTATTTTTCTAGCTTCATCAAAAGTTTTTGCACCAGTGTGATATATCGGCAGTACCCCAAAAGAAATCATGAGGGATCGTAAGGTTTTTTGTGAAGAAGATATTGCATAGATAGGGAGACTAGATTTATATCTAGAAAGCATTCTAGCAGTAAATCCAGATTCGGTAAGAGCGATGATCGCACTTGCGCCTACTTGATTTGCATTATGAACAACAGAAGAAGATACAGAATCAGCGATATTATCTTTCATAACTTCAATCTTTTTGTAATTAGGTAGATTTTCTTCTACAACACAAGCTACTCTCTGCATAAGAGAGACAACTTTTTTAGGATATTTACCAATTGCTGTTTCTTCGGATAGCATGATTGCATCTGCACCGTCATATATTGCGTTTGCTATATCAGAGATTTCAGCTCTAGTTGGTGTCTCATTTTCAACCATAGACAAAAGCATTTGTGTTGCAACAATAACAGGCACTCCTGCGGTGTTACACTTTTCTATAATCATCTTTTGGATTGTAGGAATCTTTTCTATTCCAACCTCGATGGCTAGGTCTCCGCGGGCAACCATGATTGCATCTGTTTCTTTTATTATTTCATCTATACAGGAAACTGCTTCAGGGGTTTCTATTTTTGCTACGATTTTAGCACTGCTTTTGTTTTTTTGTAGAAGTCTTTTTAGATCTTGTATATCTTTTACAGATCTAACAAAAGAAAGCGCAACAAAATCAACATCTTGTTTTATACCAAACAAAAGATCCTTTTTATCTTTTTCTGTAATTGCAGAAATTTTTAGATTTGCACCTGGTATATTTACACCGCGTCTACCGCGTATCATCCCACCCATTTCTACTTTTGTATTCACATAGTCCTCGCCTATAGAAGTAACACACAGAGATCTTTTTCCATCATCTAGTAGTATGATTGCTCCCGGTTTCAATTCTTTTCTGAGGCCTGAATAATTTATATAGAGATTGTTTTCATCTCCAATAATTGGTTTGAAAACAATTTTTACAGAATCTCCCTTTTTCAATGTTATTTGACCGTTTTTTACTTCTCCTGTTCTAATCTTTGGACCAGATAGGTCTAGAAGTGTAGCAATTAGAGACTTAGATATTTTCTCTGCCTCTCTAATAGCGGTAATCCTTTTTGCGTGTTCTTCATGGTTTCCGTGACTCATGTTTAGCCTGGCAACAGAAAGCCCATTTTTCATAAGGTCTGCCAGTATTTTTGGGTCTTCAGTTGAAGGGCCTAGAGTTGCAACAATTTTTGTTTTGTTTTTCATAATAAAAATTTTCAGACTTATGCAGTAAATTCAATTAACCACTCAATACCGTATTTATCTCGAAACATTCCAGCATATGACCCCCAAGGGCTGTCTCCCATAGGCCCTTCGATTTCTCCTCCGATAGATAAGCTATTGAACAATTTCTCAGCCTCTTCTTTACTTTCTGTATTTATTAAAATTTTACTTCTATTTTCATGTTCATTTACAGGTCCCATAAACCCTGGAACATCGTTTGCTATCAATACGCTGCCATTACCGATAGGTAGGGAGATATACATAATTTTTTCTGTCTCATTTTCTGGGACAGGGAATTCAGCACTTGCCAGATCTTTGAAACGAACGATTTTTTTAAACTCACCACCAAATACCGATTTGTAAAAGGTTAAAGCTTCGAAAGCGTTCCCGTTGAAATTTATCCAAGGATTTATTGTTGTCATATGGCAATCATACCAGATATGACAACCAAGACAAAAATGCTTTTTTATGTTGCTCGGGAGGTAGAGTGATCTCGACTACTGTCGCGGGTAACTTTCCGAAACTCTCAGAATATATTCTTCGTGTTTCAGGAAAGTTCTTTCGATCCCTACACGGAAAGTTTCCCAAACTTTCCTCTCCCGAGCAATATAAAAAACGCCAACAAGTGGCGCTTTTTATATTGCTCGGGAGGTAGGGATCGAACCTACGACCAATCGCTTAACAGGCGACCGCTCTACCGCTGAGCTACTCCCGAATATTCATATAGAACAGACAAAATATACCAAAAATACAGAAAAAAGCAAAAGGCGCTCCAGATTGGCGCCTTTGTGTTATTTATTGGCTGGGGTAATAGTAGCTTATCCAGCTATTACCATTCCACCATGTGTAACCTATAACTACTTGCCCGTAGACCCATTCAGTGCCGTTCCAGGTGTATTTCCAGCCCAAAAGGGGTGTGGTAGTAGTCTCGTAAGTCATATTGTTTTTTTGCCAGACAACCTTTTGTTCCAAAATATTGTCATATATAGCATAACTAATCAGGCTTACAACAGTTTGCCCCAGCAGTGTTCCTAGGCTTGGGTAGTAATAATTGTAATTTTGATTTTCGTATCTGTAATTTCTGTGATAGTAGTATCGATAACCTCTGTAGTATCCATAAGTTGTTCCGTATCCATTGTTGAATATATAGTAACTTGTGTTTATGGACGTTGGAGGTATAGATACCTGTCCTTTTGTGATATTAGACAATAAGCATAAAATCAATATGTAAATGAACTTTTTCATATTTACCCGTTTTATTAATTAAACCACTGTTTAATATCTTAAACAATAGCGCTTGGTAGTTCGTTGGCGTGATATAATACATATGTGAGATTATTAGTTTAACCAATAAAAAAATGCTCAACATAAATATAAAAACAACAAATATGGAGCTTACTTCTGCAATCCGTGAGTATACAGAAAAGAAAATTGAAACCTTAGAGAAAGTTATGAAATCTTCACCTGAGGTGATAAATATTGAAATTGGTAAAACCACAAATCATCACAAACAGGGCGATGTTTATAAAGCAGAATTGAATATGGCTATTGGTGGATATAAATTTCATACTGAAAGCGAAGAAGAAGATTTATATGCTGCAATAGATGCAGTTCGTGAAGATATGTTCCGTCAGCTTACTGAGAACAAAGATAGAAATGAAACACTTTTCCGACGCGGTGCTCGTAGTGTAAAGAAAATGCTCAAAGGTCTATCAGACAGAAATCCGTTTACATCAAAATATTAAAATATAAAACTCCCCAGGTAGGGGAGTTTTATATTTTATAATCAGTTTCTTTTTTACCTTCAGGTATTACTCGTTCGATTATGAATTCTCCATTTTCGAATCTCGCTTTTGTGATCTTGATGCGTCTATTATTCTCATCAAAGAAATAAATTCCTGGCCAAGTGAAATACGCTTTGTATTTTGCGTATTTTATTTTCGGTTCATCAGAGAGTTTTATTTCACCGTCATCTTTGGATATTTTTTTACAGTATGTAGCATTTTCGTGATTTTGTTCGATTGGGATTATTTTTCCATCGAGCCATTCTGGGATGGTGTCAGCAAGTAGTTCTGCTCCGATATGTGTGAGTCGCTCTCGCAGATGTGGTGTAGTCTCATCAGAGTCAATTTCAGCACGAGACATAGCAAGTATCGGGCCAGTGTCCATTTTTCGCGCCATTTTTTGTATGGTGACACCAGTCTCAGTGTCTTGGTTTAATATTGCGGATTCAACAGGTGAGGCACCTCTATATTTTGGAAGTAATGAATAGTGAATATTTAAGGCTCCCAGAGGAAATAAATTGATCAACTCTTCTGAAAAAATCTTTCCATAAGCGACAACAATTCCTAGATCTAATTCATGAGATTTTATTTCAGACATAAATTTCTCGTCAATTTTCTCTGGAGTTAATAATGGAATATTATTTTTCTCTGCCCAAACTTTTACAGGAGTAGGAGTGATTTCAAAATGTCTTCCAATTGGCTTGTCTGGAGAAGTTACTACAAGAGCAGGTAAAAATCCACGGCTTTTCAATATCTCAAGCGTCACGCTCGCAAGTTCTGGTGTTCCAAAGAATACAAATTTTTTATCCATTGGTTTTTTCAGGAATTATTTCTTCTATATCTGTTGCATGGTCTATGAACAATATTCCATCTAAATGATCGATTTCATGTTGGAATATTTGCGCTAGTAGACCACCACCTCCTCGAGTGAATTTCTCGCCATTTTCGTCATAGGCTTCTACAGTGGCGTTTTTGTAACGTTTTGTTTTTCCATACAACCATCGGACTGAGAGGCATCCTTCTGGAACTTTCTTTTTTTCTTTGGAGCTTTTTATTATTTTTGGATTTATAAAGACAAGGTCTTTTGGCCAACCACCCGCTGGTTCTTCAGGGTTTTCACTTTTTGCAAAATCTGGATGGAATATTTTTCCTGAAATAATAAATATGCGCAACGGAATTCCAATTTGTGGACAAGCTAAAGCCACACCATCACTTTCTCTATGAAGTGCAGTTTGCATGTCTTTGATAATCTTTTTTATTTTAGGAGTTTTAATCTCTTTCTGCTCGACTTCTAGTGCGGTATCGCGTAGTACAGGATCATCTTTTTGCACAATTTTTACCATAGATTTATTTTAGTTCTTTTATGTATTCGAGAAGGTTTTTTATTTTGACTGTTTCTTGAGATCTAGTAGCCATATCGCGTACGAGTACTGCGTCCTCTAGAGCTTCTTTTTGTCCAAATAGTATTGCGTAGGGGATTGCAAGTTTTTCAGCGATAGCAAGTTGTTGAGAGAGGGTGTCTTTTGATAGAGATTGAGCGATAGGGATATGTGCTTTGCGTAAAATTTCAATTACATTTAAACTTTTTAGTTTTGCATCAGCTCCGAGTTGAATGAAATATATTTTAGGTTTCTTCATGATACGAGGAGTAAGCTTTTTGTACCAAGGTGCGACGATTATTCGATCTACTCCGATTGATATTCCTACAGCAGGGACGTCTTTCTTGCCACCTAGGTGCTTTGCTAGATAGTCATATCTTCCTCCTCCTGCGATCGTTAGTCCACTTCCATCTTCTGATATACCTGTATCTATTATCTCAAATACAGTGCGTGTGTAATATGAAAGCCCGCGAACAAGACATTTGTTTATGTTATATGGGATTCCCATTTCTTCTAGATACTCCAAGACTTCTTTGAAGTGTTTTTTACAGTCATGACATAGATATGCGATAGAGTCTGGAGCTCCTTCATTGAGTTCTTTTGTCTTTGGATCTTTTGAATCAAGTATTCGAAGAGGGTTGGTCTTTAGTCGTTCGCGGTCTATAGCAGGCAAGACATTGATATGCTTTTTGTAGTAGTTTGTAAGCTCTCGAATATATGCACCTCGGCATTCTTTGTCGCCAATTGAGTTTATATCTACAGACAAGTTACTAGCTCCTGCTTCTTCGAGGATTGTTATACCTGTTCGGATAGCGAGTGCGTCCATTATACTTTTTTCACTTCCTAGTATGTCTGCATCAAATTGCCAGAATTGTCGGTAACGTCCTTTTTGAGGATTGTCATGACGAAATACTGGTCCATACTGATAATGCATAACCGGCTGGGGCATATTTTGCATTCCATGTTCTATATATGCACGCATAAGAGAAGCTGTGTGTTCTGGGCGCATAGCAAGCTTGTCACCGCCTTTAGTTTTAAGAGTGTACATTTCTTTGTCTACAATATCTGTACCTTCTCCAATTGAAGATGTGAATACTTCTTCTTGTTCTAATATTGGTGTTTCAATTGGTTTGAAACCATAGTACATAGAAACTTCTTGAGCTTTTTCGAAGAATCCTTGGAATAAATAGTATTCATCTCCAGCAATATCACGCATACCTTTTGGGCTTGCGAGAGGTTCTTTCTTCACTTTTTTTGTTTGTTCTTTTGACATAGGCATTAGTTTACTTGTTCATAATTATGATAAATTCCTGGTGTTACTGAAATTGTAGAAAAAGGGAATAGACGTAAAAATGTCTTTCCTACGATATGATCTTCGGGCAATGTTCCCCAAGTTCGTGAGTCAGAACTAGCTGGACGATTGTCTCCCATAACAAAGTATTCTCCTGCTTCCAATGTGTAACTAAGTTCTACTTGTTTTGGAACATTTCCTTTTATATAAGGTTCATTTAGATTGAATCCTTCTGGGTTGGATTCATTTGTTATAGTAACTTTTCCATTTTCAGCTACATGAACACTCTCACCCGGTAAACCTATAATTCTTTTTATAAAATATTTTGTTTCATCTTTTGGATATTTAAACACAATCACATCACCGCGCTTTGGTTCACTGACTCGATATGATATCTCATCTACTATCAAATATTCTCCATCTTGGAATGTTGGTACCATAGAACTTCCAGAAACTATAAAAGGCTGTGCAACAAATGTGCGCACAGGTATTACTATAAGTAGAGCAATTATTGCAAAGCGTACTACATCCCAAATACTCTCTTTTTTATTTGGTGTAGCGACTTCTGTAGATTGGTTTTCTTCCATAAAGTGTGCTCATTGTACTATGGATTTGAGCTTGACACAAATGCTCACTTTGTTGTGTTTTGAAAGGCACGGATATTTTCTTGCTAGAAAATTCCTCGAGCTCGCGCCGCCGCGCTCACTAGTCCTTTCAAAACACAACAGGCGCTCGCTGAGAAAAAACAAAAATATGCACAAGGTATTTAATTAGGTAATTTCCAATCACTTCTATATAAATTCGGATTCTATATGTTTTTTGTTATACTCCATACATGAAAATTATTGTAGGACTAGGGAATCCTGGGGTGGAATACGAAGGCAGTAGACACAATACTGGCCGGTCTATTTTGATGGTACTCGCAAAGAAGTGGGAATTTTCGCCATGGAAGACTGATGTGAAATTGAAAGCTCTGACTTCAATAGGTTCGATTGAAAAGAAAAAAGTTATGTTTGTGTTGCCGGAGACTTTCATGAATCTTTCAGGTAAAAGCGTTGCTCCACTTATTGGATCGAAGAAAGCTCTCGATGACTTACTTGTCATATATGATGATTTGGATTTACCTCTTGGACGTATCAAACTTTCACACAACCGTAGCGCTGGTGGGCATAACGGAGTCGCTTCAATTATTAAGTCTGTAAAATCAGAAGCTTTCACACGTATACGTGTCGGAGTGTCACCAGAAACTCCAGGAGGTAAGCTGAAGAAGCCTACGGGTGAAAGTGTAGTGGTAGATTTCCTGATGAAGAAATTCCGCGAACCAGAAATGGTAGAGTTCAAAAAGATTATTAAAAAAAGTGGAGAAGCTATTGAGACTTTTGTGACGGAAGGTCGTGAAATGGCTATGACCAAACATAACTAAAGAATAAATAATATGGAAGACAAAGAATATATTTTCGGGAAGCATCCAGTAGAAGAATTTCTCGCACGCACACCAAAGCGTATACAAAAGATTTTTATGAAAGAGGGAATCGAACCAAGGTTCGGGTCTTCAATCAAAGCTTTAGCAAAGAAATATAAAATATCAGTCGTTGAAGTTGATTTAAAGAAGCTTGCGTTATTGTCCGAAGGTGAACAGCATCAGGGTGTGGTTGCTCTAGTTTCTCCGACACCAATGTTTGATCTAAAAGAATGGATCGCAAAAATAAAGATTGAAAACAATCCATGTGTGGTTTTGATGGATGAGTTGGAAGACCCGCACAATGTCGGAGCGATAATTCGTTCTGCTGCAGGTTTTGGCGCGAGTGCTATTTTATTAGCAAAGCATCGTCAAAGTCCGATTACTGGTGTAGTAACAAAAGCTAGTGCTGGTACCATAGATAGAGTTCCATTGGTGCGTATTGGAAATATAAATGACGCAATTGTTAAATTAAAGGAAAAAGGCTTTTGGATTTTAGGACTTGATGGAGATGGGGATCAATCGCTTTTTGAGATAGATATGAAAATGCCGGTTTGTATAGTTGTAGGAGGAGAAGGAAAGGGAATCAGAGAGAAAACTTTGGACAATTGCGATATAAAAGTTCGTATTCCGATGGAGAATAAAGTTGAATCTTTCAATGCATCAGTTTCTGCAGCGCTTGTGTTGTATGAATGGAGGAAGCAAAACAAATAGAAATCTTAGAAAAAATCCCCTCTGGGGATTTTTTCTTTATTTATTTAATCACTACTTTTTTGAAAAAGTAGTGCAAAAACTTCTTTGCATTCAGTACCAAGAATACTCACTAAATTCAAGTTCACTAAAAGTATTAACTCGCTTTGCTCAAACAGAATACTTTTTCCTTACGGAACGTTCACTTTCATTTGTTCGTATAATCTTGGTACTGAAAGGCAAAGCCTAGACTCAGGAATTCAGAATTCCCGTATAACTAAATCCATACTTTCTAAAAAGCCTTGCGCAGCCGGGTAGGCGAGCAGAGCAATTCGCTAGCAAGCGAATATGTGTGCTTTTTAAAAGTATCGATAAAAAAAGGGTTTTCCAGAAACCAAGCTCTGATTAACCGCAAACTGAATTGAAGTTATAAAAAGAAAAAACCCGCAGGGTGGGTTTTTTCTTTTGAAATGTTTTTTTATTTCTTTTCTTCTAGGAAAGCTAGAGTCATTCTTTGCTCCTTTGGTTCAAAGAGTGTGATTTGGAAATTGTAAGTTTTTCCAAGTTCCAAAACTTCACGAAGTTTTGCTTCTGAGCCAAATAGGGAATTGTGGACTAGTCCAGCTACACCCTCTTTGATTGAAACAAGAGCTCCATGACGGTTGTACTTGATTACAACTCCTTTTATGATATCTCCTTTTTTAAGTGATCCATCAAATTCGTTCCATGGATTTTCTTTCAATGCTTTTATAGATAGAGAAATTTTTCCGTCTTTGATTTCAATTATCTTTGCTTTGATTTTGTCTCCAACTTTGAACATACTGCGCAAGTCTTCAACTAGACCCCAATCAACTTCAGATATATGAACCAATCCTTCTAGTCCCTCTTCTATTTTCAAGAATACTCCGAAGTCTACGATACCAGCTACTGTTGCCTCTAGTTCATCACCAACTGTGTATTTACCAACGATTTCTTTGCGTTCTTCTGGGTTGTTGTCTTTTTCAGAGAAAATAAGTTTACCTTCTTTTGGTAGGGCAGAAATTATGATTACTGAAAGTTTCTTTCCAACAAGTTTCTTCAATTCTTTTAGAATCTTATCTTTATCAGAATCTTCTACACGAGGGTAGTGTTCAGGCTTTAGTTGAGATGCTGGTAGGAAACCTGCAATACCTTGCCACTCCATTATAAGACCTCCCTTGTTTGCTTCTTTTACCAAGATGTCCATAATTGTTTTTTCCTTGATTGCAACATCTGCTTCACCCCAAAGTAGAGCTTGTTTAGCTTCTTTTAGAGAAAGTTCTGTATAACCATCTTCGTTTTCTACTTCAACTATTTTTGCCTTGATAACATCTCCGATATTTATCTTTTTGATTATATCTCGAGCGTTATTGTATTCGCGTCCGTAAATAACTCCAGTTCCAAATGGTTCTAGTGCTACATAAACAGCACTTTTTTCAATTGCAATAACTGGTCCCTCAACAAGAGATTCAACTTCTGGTCTTGGTTGTGCTGTATCTAGGATAGCGTCAGTTCCTGTAAGAACTATAGCTTCTACTTTTTGTTCTGTTTTTTTCTTCATATAAAATAAAAAATCCGCCGCAGCGGAAAATCCTTTTTGAATATGGGTATTTTGGGTTTTTTCTCCCAAAAGGGTTATTCCATATTTCACGCCCTGCTCTACTAAACGTAGATTAACAAAGCGACTGCTAATACGGACAATAATACCAGAAATAATACTAAATGCAAGGCAATTTGGTTATTTTGTTGATATAAAAAACTAGTCACACATCCTACTTTCTGGTATACTTCCTGCATGATTATTACATATTACGGAAAGCAGTTTTTCAAAATCACTCAAGGTGATCTTGTAATTGCCTATAATCCAATCTCCAAATCTTCAAATTTTTCTCCATCTCGCTTTGGTTCAGATATTGCAATTTCTTCAGTTTCAATGGGAGATTATTCTGGTATTGAAACTGTAACTTATTCTGGTAAAGAGCCTTTTGCTATTAGAGGTGCTGGAGATTATGAGGTAAAAGGTGTTTCTATAAAGGGAGTAGGAAGTGAAGTTTTGATTGATAATAAAAAATACATCAACACTGCCTATACTGTTACTCTTGAAGGTATTAAACTTGCTTTCATAGGTGCGCTAACAGAACTAAATGATGCAACTCGAGAATTGGTCTTGAGTGCTGATATACTTTTTGTCCCTGTTTCAGATAAATTTTTACCTCCAGCAAAAGCTTATAAGGCCGCTCTATCACTTGAGCCACTTATAATTATTCCAATGGAAGATGCTAGCGGTGCGCCACTAAAACAATTCTTAAAAGAGGGTGGGCAAGAAGACGCAGAAATAGTTGATAAGCTTACTATAAAGAAAAAAGATTTTGACGGAAAAGAAGCTGAGATAATAGTATTGAAGGAAGCTTAATAAAAAATTAGATGATGTCCCAAATAGAAAAACTAAGACAGAAGTCAGAAAGCACACGCAAGCAGATTGCGTTACTGAGCACTTTTGTTATTACAGGTATTATAGTTATGTTCTGGGTTTATACCTTAGGAGAGCGTTTTAGTAATAGCTCAAGTAGTATAACCAAGGAAGCTTCATCTGATAAGCCCCTAAATATTCTGATTGGTTCTGTGGGAAATCTTTCTTCTGATATTAGAGCCAATGTAAGTGATGCACTGAATAATACAAATTAGATTTAATTTTTTAGATATACATGCCAAAACCAAAAGCAAAAGAAAATACTGCACCAATCGGAGAGCCTAGACAAAACGTAGTGCCGATAAATATCACAACTGAGATGAAAGATTCGTATATTAGTTATGCGATGAGTGTTATAACTGCGCGTGCATTGCCTGATATTCGTGATGGACTAAAACCTGTGCATCGTAGAATTTTGTATTCAATGTATGAAAACGGTCATACATCAAGCGCAAAAACAGTTAAATCTGCGCGTATTGTTGGAGACGTGCTAGGTAAATACCATCCGCATGGTGACTCTTCAGTTTATGACGCAATGGTGCAAATGGCTCAAGAATTCTCTACTAGATATCCATTGGTTATCGGTCAAGGTAACTTCGGTACTATAGATGGAGATGGTGCAGCGGCAATGCGTTATACAGAGGCAAAGATGTCAAAGGTTGCTAGTGAGCTTTTGCGTGATCTAGACAAAGAGACTGTAGACTGGAGCCCAAACTATGACAACACTCGTAAAGAACCTAAGGTTTTACCTACTGCAGTACCGAACCTTCTTTTAAATGGAACTCTTGGTATCGCTGTTGGTATGGCAACAAATATACCTCCACACAATTTGGGAGAGGTTATAGATGCAACACTACACTTGATAGACAATCCTGATGCAACAACTGACGACCTACTTGGTTTTATACAAGGTCCAGATTTTCCTACAGGAGGAATTGCTTTTGGTGCAAAAGACATGCTTCATGCATATGCGACAGGACGTGGTGGAGTGGTGTGTCGAGGAGAAGCTGAAATTGCTGAACAAAAGTCAGGTCTTGCTCAAATCATAATTACTTCAATACCTTATCGTGTAAACAAACAGGATTTGGTAGTTGCTATTGCAAATCTTGTTCAAGAAAAAAAACTTGAAGGTATAAAAGGCCTAAGAGATGAATCTACAAAAGATATACGAGTTGTTATAGATTTGAA belongs to Candidatus Nomurabacteria bacterium and includes:
- a CDS encoding DoxX family protein, whose protein sequence is MKKHKIIFWVTTSLIFIFEGVMPALTSQSEMSIQGIVGLGYPLYFVTLLTVFKVLGSIVLIVPKFPARVKEWAYAGFGIDFICAFVSLWVVAGFNAGLALPVVAFIILALSYNSYHKLNG
- a CDS encoding YdeI/OmpD-associated family protein, which produces MKNMPHKMPPDFKKAISSSRKAREVWEVVTLLARNEWICWVTSGKKEETRGIRIEKAISKLEGGMRRPCCWAGCPHR
- the pyk gene encoding pyruvate kinase, with the translated sequence MKNKTKIVATLGPSTEDPKILADLMKNGLSVARLNMSHGNHEEHAKRITAIREAEKISKSLIATLLDLSGPKIRTGEVKNGQITLKKGDSVKIVFKPIIGDENNLYINYSGLRKELKPGAIILLDDGKRSLCVTSIGEDYVNTKVEMGGMIRGRRGVNIPGANLKISAITEKDKKDLLFGIKQDVDFVALSFVRSVKDIQDLKRLLQKNKSSAKIVAKIETPEAVSCIDEIIKETDAIMVARGDLAIEVGIEKIPTIQKMIIEKCNTAGVPVIVATQMLLSMVENETPTRAEISDIANAIYDGADAIMLSEETAIGKYPKKVVSLMQRVACVVEENLPNYKKIEVMKDNIADSVSSSVVHNANQVGASAIIALTESGFTARMLSRYKSSLPIYAISSSQKTLRSLMISFGVLPIYHTGAKTFDEARKIAIEIAKEKCNLKKGEKYVIAAGLKQGKSGSTNLMLIENI
- a CDS encoding VOC family protein gives rise to the protein MTTINPWINFNGNAFEALTFYKSVFGGEFKKIVRFKDLASAEFPVPENETEKIMYISLPIGNGSVLIANDVPGFMGPVNEHENRSKILINTESKEEAEKLFNSLSIGGEIEGPMGDSPWGSYAGMFRDKYGIEWLIEFTA
- the raiA gene encoding ribosome-associated translation inhibitor RaiA, producing MLNINIKTTNMELTSAIREYTEKKIETLEKVMKSSPEVINIEIGKTTNHHKQGDVYKAELNMAIGGYKFHTESEEEDLYAAIDAVREDMFRQLTENKDRNETLFRRGARSVKKMLKGLSDRNPFTSKY
- the fmt gene encoding methionyl-tRNA formyltransferase; the protein is MDKKFVFFGTPELASVTLEILKSRGFLPALVVTSPDKPIGRHFEITPTPVKVWAEKNNIPLLTPEKIDEKFMSEIKSHELDLGIVVAYGKIFSEELINLFPLGALNIHYSLLPKYRGASPVESAILNQDTETGVTIQKMARKMDTGPILAMSRAEIDSDETTPHLRERLTHIGAELLADTIPEWLDGKIIPIEQNHENATYCKKISKDDGEIKLSDEPKIKYAKYKAYFTWPGIYFFDENNRRIKITKARFENGEFIIERVIPEGKKETDYKI
- the def gene encoding peptide deformylase, with the protein product MVKIVQKDDPVLRDTALEVEQKEIKTPKIKKIIKDMQTALHRESDGVALACPQIGIPLRIFIISGKIFHPDFAKSENPEEPAGGWPKDLVFINPKIIKSSKEKKKVPEGCLSVRWLYGKTKRYKNATVEAYDENGEKFTRGGGGLLAQIFQHEIDHLDGILFIDHATDIEEIIPEKTNG
- a CDS encoding histidine--tRNA ligase, with the translated sequence MSKEQTKKVKKEPLASPKGMRDIAGDEYYLFQGFFEKAQEVSMYYGFKPIETPILEQEEVFTSSIGEGTDIVDKEMYTLKTKGGDKLAMRPEHTASLMRAYIEHGMQNMPQPVMHYQYGPVFRHDNPQKGRYRQFWQFDADILGSEKSIMDALAIRTGITILEEAGASNLSVDINSIGDKECRGAYIRELTNYYKKHINVLPAIDRERLKTNPLRILDSKDPKTKELNEGAPDSIAYLCHDCKKHFKEVLEYLEEMGIPYNINKCLVRGLSYYTRTVFEIIDTGISEDGSGLTIAGGGRYDYLAKHLGGKKDVPAVGISIGVDRIIVAPWYKKLTPRIMKKPKIYFIQLGADAKLKSLNVIEILRKAHIPIAQSLSKDTLSQQLAIAEKLAIPYAILFGQKEALEDAVLVRDMATRSQETVKIKNLLEYIKELK
- the lepB gene encoding signal peptidase I, which gives rise to MEENQSTEVATPNKKESIWDVVRFAIIALLIVIPVRTFVAQPFIVSGSSMVPTFQDGEYLIVDEISYRVSEPKRGDVIVFKYPKDETKYFIKRIIGLPGESVHVAENGKVTITNESNPEGFNLNEPYIKGNVPKQVELSYTLEAGEYFVMGDNRPASSDSRTWGTLPEDHIVGKTFLRLFPFSTISVTPGIYHNYEQVN
- a CDS encoding aminoacyl-tRNA hydrolase; this translates as MKIIVGLGNPGVEYEGSRHNTGRSILMVLAKKWEFSPWKTDVKLKALTSIGSIEKKKVMFVLPETFMNLSGKSVAPLIGSKKALDDLLVIYDDLDLPLGRIKLSHNRSAGGHNGVASIIKSVKSEAFTRIRVGVSPETPGGKLKKPTGESVVVDFLMKKFREPEMVEFKKIIKKSGEAIETFVTEGREMAMTKHN